The proteins below are encoded in one region of Aequorivita iocasae:
- a CDS encoding FUSC family protein: MKFSKNSITEIFKDLSEYFKSTDFSKAILLGIALTLPIIAGVKLEALQIGITITVGALLASPSDVSGSIRHKITATLFATLLAMVVSLIGGYLHLSLWLLFPVLGVLMFGISYISIYGFRASLISFSGLFALVLSFSNVSGGMEPYNRVLLIGLGGLWYVLLVLLWHYIFPKAPTEYYLSKTIKLTADYLKSRGELVAETTDRTTLLKKLLSIQTELTAIHETLRDILIESRTGSGKSDYEGKRLLIFVQLVDMLELAMANPVNYSKTDDFFKRKPEQLADFQGLLFAMSNRMNAIAANISNPKKLQKNNNIEEFQKKIKRDIAEYSSASNETFDESLLLLKNLFKYQKEQIRKIQKIEWLLKNPAQRDLSLLNKEDSRRFLTKQNYDFEVLVENFNMRSPIFKHSLRLAVMTMIGYGVGMMFSVQNPYWILLTLIVIMRPTFGLTKTRSKERTIGTLIGGALAVGIVLITQNTTVYGILAIVSLVIAFSMVQRNYKAAATFITLSVVFIYALLRPDIFNVIQYRVMDTLIGAGLATLGNLLLWPAWEIQGMQKTLLETLKANRLYLEEIIGYYNQKGIIPSKYKVARKKAFLEMSNLSAAFQRMTQEPKSKQKNLDKVYEITVLNHTFLSSLASLSTYILSNPTTPASKNFNKVSEKIVRNLSDAEAVLKEEIISENDGEIYESEDVFDATFGKNISFSEEEKSSKSEGFHSKIEEAHLVREQLKWLLAMSEKMPKLLRETKF, from the coding sequence TTGAAGTTTTCAAAAAACAGTATCACAGAAATTTTTAAAGATCTATCGGAATATTTTAAAAGCACCGATTTTTCGAAGGCTATCCTTTTGGGAATTGCGCTCACGCTTCCCATTATTGCAGGCGTAAAGTTAGAAGCACTTCAAATTGGCATTACCATTACTGTGGGAGCGCTGCTCGCCTCTCCCAGTGATGTAAGCGGTAGTATTCGCCATAAAATAACAGCTACTTTATTCGCTACGCTTTTGGCGATGGTTGTTAGTTTAATAGGAGGTTATCTTCACCTTTCCCTTTGGTTGCTTTTTCCCGTTCTAGGGGTATTAATGTTTGGTATTTCCTATATCTCAATTTATGGTTTTCGGGCCTCGCTTATCAGTTTTTCGGGGCTTTTTGCACTGGTGCTAAGTTTCTCTAATGTTTCCGGAGGAATGGAGCCTTATAATAGAGTACTGCTTATTGGTCTCGGCGGGCTTTGGTATGTTTTACTGGTTTTATTGTGGCACTATATTTTTCCAAAAGCACCAACGGAATATTATCTTTCAAAAACGATAAAACTAACCGCAGACTATTTAAAATCACGGGGCGAATTGGTAGCAGAAACCACAGATAGAACCACTCTTTTAAAGAAATTATTAAGCATACAAACAGAGCTTACGGCCATTCACGAAACCTTGCGTGATATTTTAATTGAAAGTAGAACAGGTTCGGGGAAAAGTGATTATGAAGGAAAACGCCTACTTATATTTGTACAGCTTGTAGATATGCTTGAACTGGCAATGGCAAATCCAGTGAATTATTCAAAAACCGACGATTTTTTTAAAAGGAAACCTGAGCAATTGGCAGATTTTCAAGGGCTGTTATTTGCGATGAGCAATAGAATGAATGCTATAGCCGCAAATATTTCCAATCCCAAAAAGCTTCAGAAAAATAATAATATAGAAGAATTTCAAAAAAAGATCAAGCGCGATATTGCTGAATATTCTTCGGCCTCCAATGAAACTTTTGATGAAAGTTTATTGCTTCTCAAAAATCTTTTTAAATATCAAAAAGAACAAATTAGAAAAATTCAAAAAATAGAATGGTTGCTCAAAAACCCTGCGCAGCGCGACCTTTCCTTGTTAAATAAAGAAGATTCCCGAAGGTTTCTTACCAAACAGAATTATGATTTTGAAGTGTTGGTGGAAAATTTCAATATGCGCTCCCCTATTTTTAAACATTCGTTGCGGCTTGCCGTAATGACAATGATTGGTTATGGAGTGGGAATGATGTTTTCAGTGCAAAATCCGTATTGGATATTGCTTACGCTAATTGTAATTATGCGACCTACGTTTGGCCTTACTAAAACACGTTCCAAAGAACGAACCATCGGCACCTTGATTGGTGGTGCACTGGCTGTGGGCATTGTTTTAATTACGCAAAACACAACAGTATATGGCATCTTAGCTATCGTTTCGCTCGTAATAGCATTTTCCATGGTACAGCGAAATTACAAGGCAGCCGCTACTTTTATTACCCTAAGCGTGGTTTTTATCTATGCACTTTTGCGGCCTGATATTTTTAATGTAATTCAGTATCGGGTAATGGATACTTTGATTGGTGCTGGACTTGCTACCCTTGGAAATTTATTGCTTTGGCCCGCTTGGGAAATCCAGGGAATGCAAAAAACCCTATTGGAAACTTTGAAAGCCAACAGACTTTATCTGGAAGAAATCATCGGTTATTACAATCAAAAAGGCATAATTCCATCCAAATATAAAGTAGCGCGTAAAAAGGCATTTTTGGAGATGTCCAACCTCAGTGCAGCTTTTCAACGGATGACGCAGGAACCCAAATCGAAACAGAAAAACCTCGACAAGGTTTATGAAATAACCGTGCTTAACCATACATTTCTCTCATCATTAGCATCATTAAGCACCTATATTTTATCAAATCCTACTACACCCGCTTCCAAAAATTTCAATAAGGTTTCCGAAAAAATAGTCAGAAATCTTTCAGATGCCGAAGCTGTCCTAAAGGAAGAAATTATTTCAGAAAACGATGGTGAAATATATGAGTCTGAAGATGTTTTTGATGCAACTTTTGGGAAAAATATTAGTTTTTCCGAAGAAGAAAAAAGTTCAAAATCTGAAGGTTTTCATTCAAAAATTGAAGAGGCACATTTAGTGCGGGAGCAGTTGAAATGGCTTTTGGCGATGAGTGAAAAAATGCCGAAACTTTTAAGGGAGACAAAGTTTTAA
- a CDS encoding NAD(P)/FAD-dependent oxidoreductase, translating into MNLSFWEHKTWLSNIDFAIIGSGIVGLNCAMELRRKHPKSKIVVFERGMLPSGASTKNAGFACFGSISEILEDLKNHSEEDVVQLVKNRNEGLNLLRSTLGDKQLDYQEYGGYELFINEDAELFEICKSKIGYVNELLKPVFNAPVFSEKENHFGFKNIQTKLIYSAFEGQIDTGKMMLGLIKKASEENILILNSSEITSIADKGESVLLQLNSSEEISAKKVFIATNGFAKQFLDEDVKPARAQVLVTKPIENLQIKGTFHLDKGYYYFRNIENRILFGGGRNLDFKTEETTEIQLTELVQNKLEQLLKTVILPNQSFEIEHRWSGIMGMGNQKKPIVKSVSKNIFCGVRLGGMGVAIGSTIGKQLANLYD; encoded by the coding sequence ATGAATTTGAGTTTTTGGGAACATAAAACTTGGCTCTCAAATATCGATTTCGCAATAATAGGCAGTGGAATCGTAGGTTTGAACTGTGCTATGGAACTTCGCAGGAAGCATCCGAAAAGTAAAATCGTAGTTTTTGAACGCGGAATGCTACCCAGTGGCGCAAGCACGAAAAATGCAGGTTTTGCCTGCTTTGGAAGTATTTCTGAAATATTGGAAGATCTAAAAAACCATTCCGAGGAAGATGTTGTTCAGCTTGTAAAAAATAGAAACGAAGGTTTAAATTTATTACGAAGCACACTCGGCGATAAACAATTGGATTATCAGGAATACGGTGGCTACGAACTATTTATTAACGAAGATGCGGAGCTTTTTGAAATTTGTAAATCGAAAATTGGATATGTGAATGAATTGCTGAAACCTGTTTTCAATGCTCCGGTTTTTTCAGAAAAAGAAAACCATTTTGGTTTTAAAAACATTCAAACAAAGCTTATTTACAGTGCATTTGAAGGACAGATTGACACCGGAAAAATGATGCTCGGGCTCATCAAAAAAGCATCGGAAGAAAACATTTTAATACTGAATTCTTCAGAAATTACAAGTATTGCAGACAAGGGCGAAAGTGTTTTACTTCAACTAAATTCTTCCGAGGAAATTTCAGCAAAAAAAGTTTTTATTGCTACCAACGGTTTCGCGAAACAATTTTTGGATGAAGATGTAAAGCCAGCGAGAGCACAAGTTTTGGTTACTAAACCCATTGAAAATCTTCAAATTAAAGGCACATTCCATTTGGATAAAGGTTATTATTATTTTAGAAATATTGAAAATAGAATCCTTTTTGGAGGAGGCCGAAATCTCGATTTTAAAACCGAGGAAACTACCGAAATACAATTGACGGAATTAGTCCAAAACAAGTTGGAGCAATTGCTTAAAACCGTAATTTTACCTAACCAATCTTTCGAAATTGAACATCGCTGGAGTGGAATTATGGGAATGGGAAATCAAAAAAAACCTATTGTCAAATCTGTTTCAAAGAATATTTTTTGTGGTGTGCGATTGGGGGGAATGGGCGTAGCAATTGGCAGTACTATCGGGAAACAATTAGCAAATCTGTATGATTAA
- the pheS gene encoding phenylalanine--tRNA ligase subunit alpha: MIETIKKHIAEVQAFSSTNKEEIENFRIKYLGKKGLLNDFFAEFKNVPNEQKKEFGQVINKLKNAAQEKVDSLKDAIENNSESKGVYGDLSRPGEVIPLGSRHPISIVKNKIIDIFLRIGFNVSEGPEIEDDWHNFTALNLPEYHPARDMQDTFFIQTNPDVLLRTHTSSVQVRYMENNKPPIRTISPGRVYRNEAISARSHCFFHQVEGLYVDKDVSFADLKQTLQYFTTEMFGKSKIRLRPSYFPFTEPSAEVDVYWGLETEADHRITKGTGWLEIGGCGMVDPNVLKNCGIDPEEYSGFAFGVGIDRIAMLLHQIPDIRMFSENDVRFLEQFKSVL; this comes from the coding sequence ATGATAGAAACCATAAAAAAACACATAGCCGAAGTACAGGCTTTTTCTTCCACCAATAAAGAAGAAATTGAAAACTTCCGCATAAAATATCTGGGTAAAAAAGGATTGCTGAACGACTTTTTCGCAGAATTCAAAAACGTGCCTAACGAACAGAAAAAAGAGTTTGGACAGGTTATAAACAAACTTAAAAACGCAGCGCAGGAAAAAGTAGATTCGCTTAAGGATGCTATTGAAAACAACTCAGAATCCAAAGGCGTTTACGGCGACCTTTCCCGTCCCGGCGAAGTGATTCCGTTGGGCTCGCGCCATCCTATTTCCATCGTAAAAAATAAAATTATCGACATCTTTTTGCGTATTGGCTTCAACGTTTCCGAAGGGCCTGAAATTGAGGACGACTGGCACAACTTTACCGCATTGAACCTTCCCGAGTATCACCCGGCGCGCGATATGCAGGATACGTTTTTCATTCAAACCAACCCCGATGTTTTGTTGCGTACGCACACCTCGTCCGTACAGGTACGCTATATGGAAAATAACAAACCGCCCATCCGTACCATTTCGCCGGGACGAGTGTATAGAAACGAAGCTATTTCAGCGCGCTCACACTGCTTTTTCCACCAAGTGGAAGGTTTGTATGTGGACAAAGATGTAAGCTTTGCAGATTTAAAGCAAACGCTGCAATATTTCACTACGGAAATGTTCGGAAAGTCTAAAATCCGTTTGCGTCCCTCCTATTTCCCGTTTACGGAACCAAGCGCCGAAGTTGATGTGTATTGGGGGCTGGAAACCGAAGCAGACCACCGAATCACCAAAGGAACCGGCTGGCTGGAAATTGGCGGCTGCGGAATGGTGGACCCGAACGTGCTTAAAAACTGCGGCATTGATCCCGAGGAATATTCCGGTTTTGCCTTTGGCGTAGGTATTGATAGAATTGCGATGCTTTTGCACCAAATTCCAGACATCAGAATGTTCAGCGAGAATGACGTTCGCTTTCTGGAACAGTTTAAAAGTGTGCTGTAA
- the mtgA gene encoding monofunctional biosynthetic peptidoglycan transglycosylase, with product MIKKLFKFIFKFFLWFIGLTVLWVLIYKFVPVPYTPLMAIRSIEGDEKYQTRHDWVPIEEISPYLQLAVICAEDQTFLSHNGFDRKAIEKALENNEKGKKLRGGSTISQQTAKNAFLWPGRTWFRKGLEAYFTLLIETLWSKERILEVYLNSIEMGDGVFGAEAASQYWFKKSAKNLRTENAAAIAAILPSPQRYRANPPGPYVARRTQWIVRQMRYYGPFTLKKQEPKEEKRKRKSNNERSRT from the coding sequence ATGATTAAAAAACTATTCAAATTTATATTTAAATTTTTCCTTTGGTTTATTGGGCTCACCGTCCTGTGGGTGCTTATCTACAAATTTGTTCCCGTGCCTTACACCCCGTTGATGGCAATTCGTTCTATTGAAGGCGATGAGAAATACCAAACCCGCCACGACTGGGTTCCTATAGAAGAGATTTCACCTTATCTGCAGCTTGCGGTTATCTGCGCCGAGGATCAAACCTTTTTAAGCCATAACGGGTTCGACAGAAAAGCAATTGAAAAAGCTTTGGAAAACAACGAAAAGGGTAAGAAACTGCGCGGCGGAAGTACCATTTCGCAACAAACGGCAAAAAATGCTTTTCTCTGGCCTGGACGCACTTGGTTTCGCAAAGGGTTGGAGGCTTATTTTACATTATTAATTGAAACACTCTGGAGCAAAGAGCGTATTTTGGAAGTATATCTCAACAGTATTGAAATGGGCGATGGCGTATTTGGGGCTGAAGCTGCTTCGCAATATTGGTTCAAAAAATCCGCAAAAAACCTACGGACTGAAAATGCCGCAGCTATTGCCGCAATCTTACCGAGTCCACAGCGTTATAGGGCAAACCCACCGGGACCCTACGTAGCGCGTAGAACACAGTGGATTGTAAGGCAGATGCGATATTATGGCCCTTTTACCTTAAAAAAGCAGGAACCGAAAGAAGAAAAAAGAAAACGAAAAAGTAATAATGAACGCAGTAGAACTTAA
- a CDS encoding NADP-dependent oxidoreductase, with amino-acid sequence MNKVILLKNRPKGRPSLEDFEFTEEEKPKPNEGEILLKTKYVSVDPYLRGRMRDEKSYIAPFEVGKPLESGIIAEVLESNNKNFHKGDFVNGMLQWKEFQTSNGNGLNKVDGEKAPLKVYLGVLGLTGITAYLGLEKIGKPKKGETLLVSGAAGAVGSVVGQIGKIKGCRVVGIAGSDEKIDRIQEKFGFDAGINYRTTDNMKKAIAAACPDGVDVYFDNVGGEILDAALANMNKYGRVVNCGAISLYNKKETPTGPRVETTLIKKSILMQGFTVRDFVKDFGPAQNQLAKWMEQDKLSYLETVVEGFENIPQAFIDLFDGKNKGKMIVMA; translated from the coding sequence ATGAACAAAGTAATTCTCTTAAAAAACCGCCCTAAAGGAAGACCTTCACTTGAAGATTTTGAATTTACAGAAGAAGAAAAACCAAAGCCAAACGAGGGCGAGATACTGTTGAAAACTAAATATGTTTCAGTAGATCCATATTTGCGCGGACGGATGCGCGATGAAAAATCATATATAGCGCCTTTTGAAGTTGGGAAGCCATTGGAATCAGGCATTATTGCTGAAGTTTTGGAAAGTAACAATAAAAATTTCCACAAGGGTGATTTTGTAAATGGAATGCTACAATGGAAAGAATTTCAAACTTCAAACGGAAATGGATTGAATAAAGTAGATGGCGAAAAAGCGCCTCTTAAGGTTTATTTGGGTGTTTTGGGACTAACCGGAATTACCGCATATTTAGGATTGGAGAAAATAGGGAAACCGAAAAAAGGTGAAACGCTTTTAGTTTCTGGCGCTGCCGGGGCTGTGGGAAGCGTGGTAGGGCAAATAGGCAAAATAAAAGGCTGCCGTGTGGTGGGCATTGCAGGAAGTGATGAAAAAATTGACCGCATTCAAGAGAAGTTTGGCTTTGATGCAGGAATCAATTACAGAACCACTGATAATATGAAAAAAGCTATCGCAGCAGCCTGTCCCGACGGGGTTGATGTGTATTTTGACAATGTGGGCGGCGAAATACTGGATGCCGCTTTGGCAAATATGAATAAATACGGACGGGTGGTAAACTGCGGTGCTATTTCGCTTTATAATAAAAAAGAAACCCCTACAGGCCCGCGAGTAGAAACCACACTCATTAAAAAGAGTATTTTGATGCAAGGCTTTACCGTGCGCGATTTTGTTAAAGATTTTGGCCCTGCCCAAAACCAATTGGCCAAGTGGATGGAGCAGGATAAACTGAGCTATTTGGAAACGGTGGTTGAAGGTTTTGAAAATATTCCGCAGGCGTTCATTGACTTGTTTGACGGAAAAAATAAAGGGAAAATGATAGTTATGGCTTAA
- the accC gene encoding acetyl-CoA carboxylase biotin carboxylase subunit: MFKKILIANRGEIALRIIRTCREMGIKTVAVYSKADEESLHVRFADEAVCIGPPPSNLSYLKMSSIIAAAEITNADAIHPGYGFLSENAKFSKICQEHGIKFIGASPEMIERMGDKASAKATMKAAGVPTVPGSDGIIESYEKCEKLAEEVGYPVMLKATAGGGGKGMRAVWKKEDLKKAWESARQEASAAFGNDGMYMEKLIEEPRHIEIQIVGDSTGRACHLSERDCSIQRRHQKLTEETPSPFMTKKLRTDMGNAAVKASEYIKYEGAGTIEFLVDKHRNFYFMEMNTRIQVEHPITEQVIDYDLIREQILVAAGVPISGKNYTPQLHSIECRINAEDPYNDFRPSPGKITVLHAPGGHGVRLDTHVYAGYTIPPNYDSMIAKLITTAQTREEAINKMKRALDEFVIEGIKTTIPFHRQLMDEPDYVAGNYTTAFMNTFKMNEPEEE; this comes from the coding sequence ATGTTTAAAAAAATATTGATTGCAAATAGGGGCGAAATAGCACTGCGAATTATCCGCACCTGCCGTGAGATGGGTATTAAAACCGTAGCGGTTTATTCAAAGGCTGATGAAGAAAGCCTTCACGTTCGCTTTGCAGATGAAGCCGTATGTATTGGCCCACCGCCCAGCAACTTGAGCTACCTGAAAATGTCCAGTATTATTGCTGCCGCTGAAATAACCAATGCAGACGCAATTCATCCTGGGTACGGCTTTCTCTCTGAAAACGCAAAGTTTTCAAAAATCTGCCAAGAACATGGTATAAAATTTATTGGCGCCTCTCCAGAAATGATTGAACGGATGGGCGATAAAGCTTCTGCAAAGGCCACAATGAAGGCAGCAGGAGTTCCCACAGTTCCCGGAAGTGACGGCATTATAGAATCATACGAAAAATGTGAAAAACTGGCTGAAGAAGTAGGCTATCCCGTGATGTTGAAAGCCACTGCAGGTGGTGGAGGAAAAGGAATGCGCGCCGTTTGGAAAAAAGAAGACCTTAAAAAAGCGTGGGAAAGTGCCCGTCAGGAAGCTTCCGCTGCCTTTGGTAATGATGGAATGTATATGGAAAAGCTTATTGAAGAGCCACGCCATATTGAAATACAAATTGTGGGCGATAGCACCGGAAGAGCGTGCCATTTAAGTGAGCGCGACTGTTCCATTCAGCGTCGCCACCAAAAGCTTACCGAAGAGACCCCAAGTCCGTTTATGACTAAGAAGCTGCGTACAGATATGGGGAACGCTGCCGTAAAGGCCTCAGAATATATTAAATACGAAGGAGCAGGAACCATAGAATTTTTGGTAGATAAACACCGAAATTTCTACTTTATGGAAATGAACACCCGTATTCAAGTGGAACACCCCATTACCGAGCAGGTAATTGATTATGATCTTATCCGTGAACAAATCTTGGTAGCAGCTGGAGTACCAATTTCAGGCAAAAATTATACTCCGCAATTACATTCCATAGAATGTAGAATCAATGCTGAAGATCCGTACAACGATTTCCGTCCTTCACCAGGTAAAATAACTGTTTTGCACGCACCGGGAGGGCACGGCGTGCGCTTGGACACTCACGTATACGCAGGCTATACCATTCCACCGAACTATGATTCAATGATTGCGAAGCTTATTACCACCGCGCAAACTCGTGAGGAAGCTATCAATAAAATGAAACGAGCGTTAGATGAATTCGTGATAGAAGGTATAAAAACAACAATCCCGTTTCACCGTCAATTGATGGACGAACCGGATTATGTGGCCGGAAATTACACTACAGCGTTTATGAATACGTTTAAAATGAACGAACCAGAGGAAGAATAG
- a CDS encoding 3-oxoacyl-ACP synthase yields MNAVELKTELLQHCQKQVDNRYSKIKQTIVDIEESLLEESKSSSGDKHETGRAMLQIDRENAGRQMQEIEKILQLLKKIDVNATSDYARLGSLVYTDKFTYFISISIGNVTIGKSAYLCVSLNSPVGLLLSGKKKGDEFSFNGNIYKITSVK; encoded by the coding sequence ATGAACGCAGTAGAACTTAAAACTGAATTGCTGCAACACTGTCAAAAACAGGTTGACAACCGTTATTCAAAAATTAAACAAACCATTGTCGATATTGAGGAGTCTTTATTGGAAGAATCCAAGAGCAGTAGTGGTGACAAACACGAAACCGGCAGGGCAATGCTTCAAATTGACCGTGAAAATGCCGGAAGACAAATGCAGGAAATTGAGAAAATTCTTCAACTTCTCAAAAAGATTGATGTGAACGCAACTTCAGATTATGCGCGTTTGGGGAGCTTGGTTTATACTGATAAGTTCACCTATTTTATTAGTATTTCAATAGGCAATGTTACTATTGGCAAATCAGCTTATCTTTGTGTGTCCTTAAACTCTCCTGTGGGTTTGCTGCTTTCAGGAAAGAAAAAAGGCGATGAATTCAGTTTTAACGGAAACATATATAAAATCACGAGTGTGAAGTAA
- a CDS encoding ABC transporter ATP-binding protein: MLKVEINSFAYSEKTILKNVSFTLKPGEHLSILGESGCGKSTLLHLVYGLLHLENGSIFYKEKKLLGPTKTLIPGEPFMKLVAQEFNIMPFTTVAENLGSHLSGLEEEKDKKRIDELLEVVEMEAFKNTLVKNLSGGQKQRVALAKALANEPEILLLDEPFSSIDVFRKNKLQRKIFNYLKKNNISCITATHDSEEALAYSDQILMLKNGAEELFGTPEFIYKIVATEYQAGFFGEANLLPKSFFSSTNSSEEIIVFPHQLKISEEKTSLEVTVNKSYFKGSHYLMEADYKGKTIFFNSSFPLKKDELYYLKILERD; the protein is encoded by the coding sequence ATGCTAAAAGTTGAAATCAATTCCTTTGCCTATTCCGAAAAAACCATTTTAAAAAACGTTTCCTTTACGCTGAAACCCGGAGAACACCTCAGTATTCTAGGCGAAAGTGGTTGTGGAAAATCTACACTTTTACATCTAGTTTACGGTTTGCTCCATTTGGAAAACGGTTCAATTTTCTACAAAGAAAAAAAACTGCTCGGCCCAACCAAAACCCTTATCCCCGGAGAACCTTTTATGAAACTCGTGGCGCAGGAATTCAATATTATGCCATTCACCACCGTTGCAGAAAATTTGGGTTCCCACCTCTCTGGATTGGAGGAAGAAAAAGATAAAAAACGTATCGACGAACTATTGGAAGTAGTTGAAATGGAAGCTTTTAAAAACACATTGGTAAAAAACCTCAGCGGCGGGCAAAAGCAGCGCGTAGCTTTGGCAAAGGCATTGGCAAACGAACCCGAAATCCTTTTGCTCGACGAGCCTTTCAGCAGTATTGATGTTTTCAGAAAAAATAAACTACAGCGTAAAATTTTCAATTATCTCAAAAAAAACAATATAAGCTGCATTACCGCAACCCACGACAGCGAGGAGGCATTGGCATATTCTGACCAAATTTTAATGTTGAAAAATGGCGCCGAAGAATTATTCGGTACGCCGGAATTTATTTATAAAATTGTTGCAACCGAATATCAGGCAGGATTTTTTGGCGAAGCAAACCTGCTTCCGAAAAGTTTTTTTTCTTCTACCAATTCTTCGGAAGAAATTATCGTTTTCCCACACCAACTAAAAATTTCGGAAGAAAAAACAAGCCTTGAGGTAACCGTAAATAAAAGCTATTTTAAAGGAAGCCATTATTTAATGGAAGCGGATTATAAAGGAAAAACCATTTTTTTCAACAGCTCTTTTCCTTTAAAAAAAGATGAACTATACTATTTGAAAATTCTGGAAAGAGATTAA
- a CDS encoding CvpA family protein: MNTIDIVLGIIFIIAFFLGFKKGLLRSLASLIGLVVGVYCAMFFSDYVRVYLEKWFDWSDDLVSIASFLITFFIIMFLFGLLGRLLTKVADFAMLGIFNKIFGGIFNVLKYAFLLSVVFMFVNASENYRILTQEKREASTLYTPVAAIAPAVLPTIMKEVDNLNMEDSEITPEESPDETRPPTE, translated from the coding sequence ATGAATACTATAGACATTGTTCTCGGGATTATTTTTATCATCGCATTTTTTCTGGGGTTTAAAAAGGGATTACTGAGATCCTTAGCTTCTTTAATCGGTCTTGTGGTTGGAGTGTATTGCGCTATGTTTTTTTCAGATTACGTTCGCGTTTATCTTGAAAAATGGTTTGATTGGAGTGATGATCTGGTTTCCATTGCATCGTTTTTGATTACTTTTTTCATCATAATGTTTCTCTTTGGTCTGTTGGGAAGACTTTTAACCAAAGTCGCCGATTTTGCAATGTTGGGTATTTTCAACAAGATTTTCGGCGGAATTTTTAATGTACTAAAATACGCTTTCTTGTTGAGCGTGGTGTTTATGTTTGTAAACGCATCAGAAAATTATAGAATTCTTACGCAAGAAAAACGTGAAGCATCCACCTTATATACACCAGTGGCGGCAATTGCACCTGCAGTTTTGCCCACAATAATGAAAGAAGTGGATAATTTAAATATGGAAGACTCTGAAATTACTCCAGAAGAAAGCCCCGATGAAACGAGGCCTCCAACTGAATAA